The sequence TGATTTCCACCTTGACGCCGATGTTGCTGAAGTTCAGGCGGTCATCACCCGCCAGGTACGTCAGCCGGCGGTTGACGCGGTACGTGCCGCCCGACACCTGCACCCAGGGCAGCACGCGCAGCAGCCACCGGGGCGAGATGCCCTGCATCATCGGCTGCGTCTTGGTGGTCGTCGCGAGCTGGCGGGCGCCGGCCGTGCTCAGGCTGGAGCCCTCGTGCGCGACCTTCTCATTGTCTGGAGTCGTCATGGGAAGAGCCTTCCGGTTCCGTGAGGACGCGGGACTACGAGCGGCCCAGCTCCACGCTCTCCAGGATGCCCAGCGCGTCCGGCGTGAGGACGGCCGTGGAGAAGTACGTGGTGACCAGGTAGCTCATGATGGCCTTCTCGTTGATGCCCATGAACCGGACGTTGAGGCTGGGCTCGATTTCATCCGGGATGCCCGCCTGGTGCAGACCCACCACGCCCTGGTTCTTCTCGCCCACGCGCATCAGCATGATGGAGGTGGTGCGCGACTCGCTGATGGGAATCTTGTTGCAGGTGAAGATGGGGATGCCGCGCCACGCGGGCACCATGTTCCCGTTCAGGTCGACGCTGGTGGGGTAGAGGCCCCGCTTGTTGCACTCCTGTCCGAACGCGGCGACGGCGCGCGGGTGGGCCAGGAAGAACGACGGCTCCTTCCACACCGTGGCCAAGAGCTCGTCCATGTCGTCCGGCGTCGGCGCGCCGGAGCGGGTGTGGATGCGCTGCTTGAGGTCCGCGTTGTGCAGCAGGCCGAACTCGCGGTTGTTGACGAGCTCGTGCTCCTTGCGCTCCTTCATCGCCTCGATGGTCAACCGCAGCTGCTGCTGGGTCTGGTTCATCGGGTCGTTGAAGAGGTCCGCGACGCGCGTGTGGATTTGCAGGACGGTCTGCACGACGGACAGCTCGTACTCGCGCGGGCTCGTCTCGTAGTCCACGTAGGTGCCGGGCAGCACGGGCTCGCCATGGTGGCCGGAGGCCAGCTCGATGGCCTTCTGGCCGGTGGTGTCCTGCTTCTTCTTGGCGCGGGCCTTGAAGTCCTCGATGTGCTTCTGGAGCGACGGCACCTGCGCCACCACCTCCTCGAAGGCGGACTGCTGGAGGATGAGCGCGATGACGGGCGTCACGGCCTTGGCGGTGAACTGCCAGTAGTCCTGCGACTCCAGCAGCGCCTGGTAGCTGTAGTGGTCGCCGTCCGCCAGCGTGTCCAGCACCAGCTGCTCACCGTACTTGCCGGTGCCGATGCGGTTCACCTTGCCGTGGGCGATGAGGACGATGGAGTCCGCCTCCTTGCCGGCCTCGGTGATGATGTCACCGGCCTTGTACTCCTTCTGCACGAAGCGGTGGGCCAGCGCAGTCAACGCCTCCACGTCCTCGTAGCCGCGCAGCAGGGGCAGCTCGCCCAGCTCCTGCGGGATGACCTGCACCCGGGCGCCGGTGCTGGTGAAGGTGACGCGACCGTCACCCACCGCGTACGTCAGACGGCGGTTGACGCGGTACGTGCCGCCGGACACCTGCACCCACGGCAGCAGCTTGAGCAGCCACCGCGAGGAGATGCCCTGCATCTGCGGCTCGGTCTTGGTCGTCGTCGCCAGCTGGCGCGCCGCCTGGGTTCCGAGGCTCAAGCTGTTGTCGTCATGCTTCTTCGTGTCATCGGACATGGGTCACCCCTTTGGAACTTTGGACTGAGGAATCAGGAAAACTCGCGCACTGCCGTTGGAGCTCAGGACCTGCCGCCGCGGAACAGCTCGGCGACGCGCGTCGCGGACATGCCCAGGCCGGAGAGGTTGCCGGCCCTGAGCCTGGGCGTCGCCGAGGCGATGAGCTCGTGCTCCTTGTAGCGCTCCACCGCCGCGTGCCACCGGGGGATGCCCGCCATCCACTGCTGGAGCTGCTCCACGTACTTGTTCAGCTTCTCCTGCGCCTTCGCATCCAGCCCGAAGGTGCGGACGACCACCGGCAGCTCGGTCGCCACGAGGTGCTCGAACTGCTTCATGCGCGCGGTCATCAAGTCGTTGACCACGAGCACCGCCGCGTCCTTGTCCAGGTCCAGGAACCGCTGGGCCACGAGCACGCAGTTGTTGAGCTCGCCCTCGAACTCGATTTCCTTCTGGTAGGAGAAGATGTCGTTGACGAAGCAGGAGTAGTCCGACGCGCAGTTCTCCAGCCCGCGCAGCGTGCGGGTGTTGAAGACGTCCTCCGGCACGGCGTCTCCCTTGGAGAGCCGCGACAGGCTCATGGTGAGGTCCGAGCCGAACGTCTTGCGGCGCATCTCCACGTAGTCCACCGGGTCCGGCACGCGGTTGAGAATCTGGTTGTTCAGCTCCCAGACCCAGCTCTCCGTCATGTCCTGGATGGCCTTGCGGAACAGCGTGCGGCCGCGCGGGGAGAGCGGGCCGGCCGTGCGTGTCCACAGGTCCGCCAGGCCCGCCTCCACCGGGTTGGTGGGCACTGCGGGATTGGGCGTCTCCACGTCATCCGGCATGAACTGCGTGAGGCGGGCGTTGAACACCTTCGCGCCCGGCATGTCGCGCGTGTAGCCGTAGAGCGCGGGGAAGTAGTCGTCCGCGTAGGTGCCCCACACCAGCCAGCTCGCCGTGAGGTCCAGTTGCTCCGGCGTCGCGTCCGGGTGGATGAGCGCGCCGCAGAGGGCCACGTCCGCCACGTCGAACTTGTGGTCGTCCCAGATGTAGAGCCCCACGCCGGGCAGCACGTCCAGCATGCCCATGCGGCGTGCCCAGTCCTTGGAGTTCTTGCGCGCGCGCTCCAGGTGGGGGCTGAGGTACGTGCTGTACGGCATGTAGAACTTCGGCAGCTTCACCGGGCCCACGTGCTGGCGGG comes from Pyxidicoccus parkwaysis and encodes:
- a CDS encoding family 2B encapsulin nanocompartment shell protein, producing the protein MSDDTKKHDDNSLSLGTQAARQLATTTKTEPQMQGISSRWLLKLLPWVQVSGGTYRVNRRLTYAVGDGRVTFTSTGARVQVIPQELGELPLLRGYEDVEALTALAHRFVQKEYKAGDIITEAGKEADSIVLIAHGKVNRIGTGKYGEQLVLDTLADGDHYSYQALLESQDYWQFTAKAVTPVIALILQQSAFEEVVAQVPSLQKHIEDFKARAKKKQDTTGQKAIELASGHHGEPVLPGTYVDYETSPREYELSVVQTVLQIHTRVADLFNDPMNQTQQQLRLTIEAMKERKEHELVNNREFGLLHNADLKQRIHTRSGAPTPDDMDELLATVWKEPSFFLAHPRAVAAFGQECNKRGLYPTSVDLNGNMVPAWRGIPIFTCNKIPISESRTTSIMLMRVGEKNQGVVGLHQAGIPDEIEPSLNVRFMGINEKAIMSYLVTTYFSTAVLTPDALGILESVELGRS